Below is a genomic region from Anabas testudineus chromosome 13, fAnaTes1.2, whole genome shotgun sequence.
AGGGACCCCGAAACAGGGGCCAGCTGCCTCTGAACCCTTAGCCAGCTCCTGGCAGCGCTCCACGAAGCTCCCCCTGCGGACAGACCCCCACTCTCTTTCTCGATCCAGGTGTCTGGAGGGGCGGGGGCTGGCAGAGTGGTTGGGGCTGGAGGTGGAGCCATGGGCATAGGAGGGCATGGGAAGGGCGGGGGTCTGCAGCCCAGCACAGTGTCCAGCTGAGAGGCCAGGTTTAGCATGCAGTACGGGAGGCGGTGCCTGTCGGGGGAGGCTGCCGTACAGCGAAGCCGACGAACCAGAAGCTCCggctcctcgtcctcctcctgcAGAGTGGAGACGCTCATTCCTGAAGCCGTCGCTGAGCTGAGAGTGAAGACTGGGGGGCAGGAAGTCACGACATCGATATAATTAATgatcagatgatgatgattaccagttggtgagtgtgtgcgtgtgtgtgtgtgtgtacctgcaggTAGAGGCTCTAGGTGTACTGTCAGGTGTTCTGGTGAGAGCCAGGTCACACTGGTCCaacagctccagcagctcctcctctgttggACCGCCCAGTGCTGCAAGACAACCAAATACTCATGTTTCCCATGTTTGTAACAGAACATAAAGTCTCCGTCCTGTGCTGCGACACCAGTGAACAATAAAGTTGTGTCAGTTAAAGAGCCTGACCTCTGATGTCGACCTTGCCGGCGATCTCCATGGCTGTGGTCAGATCCCACATCTGGATGCTGCCATTCCTGTGGCCGCTGAACAAGTAGCGCCGCGGCCGAGAACCGATGCGACTCGAGCCCTCGCACTCATGGACCGTAAAGGCTGTGATGGACGTACCGTCGACTGAACGCACTTCACAgaccctgacacacacacagacacacaactgtCATCTGTAACTAATTCATCAGAAGGCAGGTAATACAAGAATCGACATCATAATAGAAGAGTAGTACAGTGTGGTGCACAGTTAGACTTTCAGTTTGGAATAAGACAATGTGGATCAGCTTTAGTTTGAATCTGATTACTCTGTGACCAGAACCTCACCACACGATGAAAAACCACCAATAATACTCTAAACAGAGAGGCTGCGTTGCATTTCGGCAGCAGCGGCTCAGTTGGTAAAACAGGCATCCATAACTCTGGGTCTGCGGTCCACAGCCCGGCATTGAGATGTGACACGGGATAAGTCGAAAGAGGGAACTAGCTCCACATACACAACCTCTCACCTCTTTCCATTCGATGACAGTCTCACATAGAGTTTATCAGTGTCTGGTACAACTCTCTGGATAAACACCTGCTGgtcgtctctctctccataCGGACCTGAAACCACACAGGACACAGTCACCATCTTCACGACCTTCACAACAACCATCCCAACTCTGACATCTACATCTGTTCTGATTACACACAGTCCCAGGGTGTCTCATAaaaggatttttgtttttaacaatgcATCTAATTAATGGAGGAAGCTCTTCAATGAAACATTTAGTATCATTCAGCAGGACCTGTTTCCCTTTGACCTTTAACCGTGTTCTAACTGTTACCGATCTCTGTTCCAGCGCTGCAGCCTCCATGTCCGTCTACATCATCCAGGCTGAGGATCTTGAAGGAGGTGAGAGGCGTGGATCCTGGCTGGGTGGAGATCATCCCTCTAAAGCGAGTCACCGTCCACGTTCGCACGTGGTTATTATCCGCACAAACTAAGAGACAACAAATATGAAGATCAGTGAAATGCAGTGACCAGCAACGTGAAATAGGGAAATGTGTGACACAGTTTTAGCCGTTTGTGTTGTTCTATTGTGAAATTAAACCTGTTGTTTCTGAGGAGTCTCTCACAACTTTACCTGACAGGTGTTTTTTGGGTTTGCAGCTGAGAGGAGGTGTTTGAGACATGTACCTGAGATAAGGTGCTTCTCAGACAGCATGATTTTAGTGACGGGGCTGCGGTGGACGGAGAAAGTCTGGAAGAGCTGTGGCCCAGAGCCGACAGTCTCTGGATGCTGAACGATGACTCGAACGGTCCCAGAGCTGGTTCCATATGCAATCTCGATCCAGTTCCCACTGTCACCTGACCAGATGCAACATGTTACCAGTCTGGTCTTCTCACAGTGAATCCACTAAATACATTTCCtcatcagtttcagtttcaagaCACGAGCAGCTGCACCAGCAGCATAAATAAAATCAGGTTATCATAAGTTAAACAGTTTAACTCAAGacttaaaaaacatttagtcaCTACTAAAATAACTGACGGTACTTAAATAATGACAGCAGTGTTAACAACAGCTCAGCATTGTACACAATGTAATAGTTACATACTGGTTTTGGGAGTGAGGTAAACACTGAGAGCTGTGATGGCGTCTTCAGTCGGGTCTCTGTACAGTTCAGTCACCAGCAGATCATTATCTTTCATCCTCAGAGGAAACTTCTGAACGTCTAACAAACACAACAGTATCAACTGGTTTAAACTGGTTTGCAGACAGATAATCAGCGATTAATAAGCACATTTGACTTTTCAACTCCAGCGAAGCGAGCTGCTCTGTGAGGCTGAACAGCTTTGTGCTGTAGAGTCATTTCACAAGAAAAGTGGTGCTGGAAGGTAAGTCCAGCATCAAAGTCGATAGTCAAACTGAAATACCTGGTTCATTAATCAATTTGTTCATTATTCGAACCTTAACAATGACAACATCCTGAACACTTTCAGGTTAAAGCCTGTCAAATGGGAGAAGCTCTACTTGGTTTTGTACTTGTGAagtttataaatatatatatatatataaaaatgaatagttttagtttttacatttcataaattaattaataaaaaaaacaacattaccaGGATGGTTTATTTAGTAACAACAAGGCCTGTAGTCATTTGGATTCATTATCCAGTATCTCTAGTACACAAAATGCTGATTAATTCATCAAAATGAGTCAAAGTGTTACAGACACAAGCAGCTGGAGTCTTAACTGAAGTTTGCAGGGTCAGTGGAACATTACAGCTCCTGTACACTGGGACattcctgtctgtgtctttccACTGAAACGTGTAGTTCACCTGTGTGACATGAGTGTgcagcagctccacacagcACTGGTCATTACCTATGTAGTAGATGGATCCGTTGTTGCAACCCAGAATGAGGAAGGAGCCGGCAGTGTCATAGCTGCTGATTGGAACCACTTCCTGGTTCTGTAAAGAGACGACAGAGAAGATCAAACTGCTGAACACTTCGTTTTAGTCATGCAACATGAAGACATATTGCGTCTCCACTTACCTGCCAGTGTTTGGTGACTGCGTTCCACACCCCCACCTTCCCAGCATGGCTGGTGGCAATCAGCTGGTTACCAACAAAGAAGAGAGCCTCGACTGGCACATTCAGACTGAACACACCTGCAGGAGATAGTTATGACTACGTTCACCTGTTTCTTCTAAGTTACACAAATATTTCTATTGGTTCCGTTTCTTATTCCAGACATCATCATTAGCTTTGACGTAAAAAGAGGTATTGACATTGAATGCAAGACTAAATAAACTCGTACCAATTTCATTTCCGTTGCCGTCTGGACAGATGGACCACAGGATGATCTCTGTCACTGAGGCAACAGCCACCATCTTGTCGTTGTCTCCCAGAGAGCCGCCCATCACCCTGGCGTTTAGTGCGACTCTGTCAATCACCCAGTCCAGACGGGGGGAGGTGAAGACCTGCTGCCACCCGGTCGACTCCTTCActctgacagagacagaaagaaacacacactgaatatacagaagaaaacaaaacaaatagtgAATTCTAATCTACATTCAAAGGAAATAGACACATTTCAAATtccagagagcagcagcagcagcagctctcaaCAATTATAATCTAACTATATCCTGTCACATTATGATGGagccaaaaaataaatctttacgTCATGATTGTTGTCAGAAAAGCACCTGGTGCAAATGAAACTAACTAGACAAATgagttttaaattaaactaataatAAGTCATAATAGAACTGAAGTTCACCTGTAGCAGACAACAAACTGTGTGTAGGCCACAGCGATCCAGTTGTGATGACCACAGATGATCCGGACCATACCAGAATCTGATGACTGACCTATGCACAGATTAGGAAACACTGTTTAGGTCACAATCCCTccattaaaagacatttaaaatggtTAACAATCCACACActtgtagttttgtgtgtgtttacctccaGACGTTTTCTCCTCTATGCTGGACCGGCCCAGTATCCCCGAGTTCCCCAGGTTAGGGGGCATGGTGTTACTGCGTCTGACAGGTGCCCTCTCCACAGGCACAACTCTGCCCGCCATAAATTGGGATCCTGCCACGCTGTGACGGTTGCGCCGTTTCGCTGGATACACTGGGAGAAAGTACAGAGAACAATCTGGGTCTGAGCTCGGAGGACAAGTACagttaaaaaaattaaactcCGGGGAGTCACCAAGTGACAGAGTGAACAAGCCTATCATGGTAAATTATTGTTTCCAGGACTTTCTCTGTAGAGCGATgtttgacaaagaaaagcagagtttAAAGGAACAGAAGAGTAAAGGTAAATATAGCATATAGAAATACAGATACTAGAAGCTTTCTGAAGAcataaaatacagaatacacTGAAACTATCCCACTTTAATCCTtcattgttcagtttttttttatttatttttttttatttagagcaGGGGTCAATCATGGTCCTTGGGTTTAGCACTTTTCTAACTTTATTCACCATTGATCCACCAAAAACAACATGGGGTTCCGTGTCAGCTGGCATTACCATGAACAACTTGACCTAGCACACTGACTTCATCCAGTTCCAGCGTGTTAGAATTGTAAAAGCTCTGGCTTTTACATTTCTAACACGCTGGAACTGGATACTGGTCCTCTCTGACCAGTCTTTATGAAACTCCTCTCTGTGATGTACCTGGTGGAGGCAGGTAGCCGTTGAACAGCACGTTTCCACAGGAAGATCGGTCCAGCtcatcacacagctgcagcttACGCACTGTTACAACAGAAAACAGTTACGAAACAGGTCACAGTGAAATATGATGAAGTGCACTTGACTCCAGCAAAGCAGGAAGTTTATGCTCCTCTGAGGAGGCTAAATGGGACTTCTTCActtctgtattattatttttcagtttttaaataaaacttttttacAGATCCTTccagttaataataatattgtacCTACAAATTCTTAGTCTGTTAATTTGctgttaaaaaaactaaatggaaTCATCAGCAACCTTATCAGCTAAGATAATTGGTGCCAAGTTCCTCTTCTAAATAGGTCCATTCACAGTTTTGATTAGGACTTTTCAACACTTGCTGCATTGCTTTTAATAAAGCAAAGTATATTCTTACTGTGCAGACAGCAAGTCAGCTTGTGAAAATATTATCTGCTTACtagaaagtaaaacattaatacaataaataaatatttagcaaCTAAAAGTACTTTATCACAATAATTCACAAATCCTCACAGCAGACTTCTGCTGCCTGGCTGTGTCATCAAATCTCTGAGCactcagctgctctgtgtctcacccAGTGGTGTGATGCCGTAGAACTCGGCCTCGTGCATGAGCATGTGCACATTAATGGAGCGGGGGTGCAGCTCTTTGGTTCGCAGGAAGTTGAGGATGGGCGCGAACAGTGAGGGGTCTCTGTCGATGAAGATCTGCAGTGAAGAGATGAGggacataaataaatactgtatcacattacaacattatttacacagtaaataataaataaaatctaataagTATAATAGTAGAATTATTGCACTCACAGCTCCAgtttcatccttcagagttgAGATCCGACCACTCAAGAGACTgatggcaaaaacaaaacaaaccagatgtttaaattaaacatacagtacggCATCAAGACGGACATTTATCATTTTCCTGAAACCCACAGCATACCTTTCAGTTTTGCTTATTGTTGTTAGAAATGTTCTTCCTCGTACTACACAgtattttttcaatttaataatTAACCACATTGCTGAATATTCCTTGTTCAAAGTAAAACTCTCAGCATATTTATAAAAGGTCTTAATTTAAGTTGTATTAACTGCTCTGTTTGCTTGTAACCAAGGTGAAATAAAATCCCTTAAATTTTGAATAGAGTTTGGTATTGCGCTGTGCTGTATAAgatatacatgtgtgtttttctcaccAACCTGGAGAAAAAGGAGTCAGGAACCCATGTTAGCGTCTGCCGGGAGGTGCTgaacctaaaaacaaacactgttaacTCTTCTTTTAACAAACTGTATGTCCCCATCAAATGTGCATTAAAAGTTCCTTTTGAGGTCCTTAAACTTTACTTCAATATTTTGCCCCATTACAATAg
It encodes:
- the shkbp1 gene encoding SH3KBP1-binding protein 1 translates to MMSNTARSGDIIHLNVGGKRFSTSRQTLTWVPDSFFSSLLSGRISTLKDETGAIFIDRDPSLFAPILNFLRTKELHPRSINVHMLMHEAEFYGITPLVRKLQLCDELDRSSCGNVLFNGYLPPPVYPAKRRNRHSVAGSQFMAGRVVPVERAPVRRSNTMPPNLGNSGILGRSSIEEKTSGGQSSDSGMVRIICGHHNWIAVAYTQFVVCYRVKESTGWQQVFTSPRLDWVIDRVALNARVMGGSLGDNDKMVAVASVTEIILWSICPDGNGNEIGVFSLNVPVEALFFVGNQLIATSHAGKVGVWNAVTKHWQNQEVVPISSYDTAGSFLILGCNNGSIYYIDVQKFPLRMKDNDLLVTELYRDPTEDAITALSVYLTPKTSDSGNWIEIAYGTSSGTVRVIVQHPETVGSGPQLFQTFSVHRSPVTKIMLSEKHLISVCADNNHVRTWTVTRFRGMISTQPGSTPLTSFKILSLDDVDGHGGCSAGTEIGPYGERDDQQVFIQRVVPDTDKLYVRLSSNGKRVCEVRSVDGTSITAFTVHECEGSSRIGSRPRRYLFSGHRNGSIQMWDLTTAMEIAGKVDIRALGGPTEEELLELLDQCDLALTRTPDSTPRASTCSLHSQLSDGFRNERLHSAGGGRGAGASGSSASLYGSLPRQAPPPVLHAKPGLSAGHCAGLQTPALPMPSYAHGSTSSPNHSASPRPSRHLDREREWGSVRRGSFVERCQELAKGSEAAGPCFGVPAGVEGARRSLAVCSELEARFGMRTPTTFSVSPGSRHSPGTPSTLSSSPLSSSSSHRRATPTSPTNPSPAAVSPTHSQTPVSPQRSTTASPASPADVPSAPESPASPDSPVIAAPPTSPKPHMNETSF